One part of the Magallana gigas chromosome 5, xbMagGiga1.1, whole genome shotgun sequence genome encodes these proteins:
- the LOC105329325 gene encoding bridge-like lipid transfer protein family member 3B isoform X2 — translation MASIIKNQILKHLSKFTKNLSPDKINLSTLKGEGELSNLELDEAVLMELLDLPTWMKLSKAVCNRLFIKVQWTKLKSQPLCLFLDEVELEIETCDTPRPPNSPAHVASYRSGGKYGFVDRVIDGMYVHINSVLVKFISRKFHASLQLSRVKAHSVTPSWKQSDDLGPTKIRDTGRGEMLLFKEFDWQTTRIEATAVEGSSSEAFLTTPLRFIANQSKIRVTIKKRLSDCGVIATRVMLLLDDLLWVLTDTQLKAAILYINSLKDMMEKSRQQSKNIAAEKLDMQGLSSLYNDNMQSQRPRSQSNVSNVSRLFDKFDVQTTSYHVVSSRIDLHLCDDNKTDTKCIPGHNSQIEGGAMQVTIHKLSVDVYPFFPAGGERKNWFRYSDNQGSRNPWVQQLFTAFKEEVSKAKECIPSPSPSPAHTGVQKTTQNAPVNQSKAPPPRPPAPRANQGQGSPNVKQRRKTKLLESCYVIKVEEFTVYQVSTADNKRNNPQKFLSSDKKHLHLPPDMSVIHAEFTDYFFPEGIDYPVPHANLYVLLNPIRLNLDWLTLLWANFFMLNLSKSIESIELEDAPLEHVDMKLEAIMPRIVIPVEDQKCVLPDFPKSVQLQISRMCATNTRVSGASSWESLSEVITNYTASPLFSSKSFPNDNNSLRAVPDKFNNHAKKLENNFIEKKAYDLVNGCANKYSSEEIGKLWKTNVLKRDASFDVWCCHAEQVWLEFLGASNGKGRPFPFVESIPVCLWISKAQPKNGGDNSESSKPSIVPYNNGNSLLSDEKSSSSEHSSPERERRRTRRMLKDYYSSESETKSEESEDSIFQGSQSNCDSNDSKNSASDDNVQYTATRVADFNLLAKIGPGPLRAQMTHSQYIFVMRLLESFTFFQTQMKADVDYFITTVSPAVTFSVPLVLSELEFAMLCPAAAEDAGIPVTFISPPTSTSGQDDLVDEVIEKEEESTISDTQTPSEIQDTSGSPNKTFPHVDLSDLSHPALGKSYSDSNVQTLIPTSDHQTRTQGILESSLQSRNSQSSQTLGSIGQESGYSSDAQQGKKLVSKTTDSMKKFTFKMSGLKDKIKAKMENLSDDTLSISDSLDSMSIRTDSSDDDMDFEELSLDDLEIPAFKKTRPESESMSTDTADDLSSFCAEQNAAEARGKERVSVVLFKLSALELLLQGDGEDMAARIQARQLLTLQPDNLTLEAFQQKFLSPSGFFGQEKGYTTETPPTVMLKFTSGPSSRRNSCPGAEEGFLSVKAHDFGLHFKTSSLTTLTNFIEDDNAGESTPMHVDVSNFMLILQDDMAPPGFPTPPEPTHIQIHCLTISRGKDGVMHLNQNIVKQKECSIDNETSIATTDLNVEVQELKNDVQVLKQGNYEEHLGLKSVKLRLQELEAENRVLREQSRKCSSDADSVTKLNQTLETYTTENARLIQRIANLEDELLAATREKDSFLGTLALLQEELSLSERRRHDSDK, via the exons GTTCAATGGACTAAGCTGAAATCCCAGCCACTGTGCCTG TTTTTGGACGAGGTGGAGCTGGAGATTGAAACATGTGACACACCACGCCCACCTAACAGCCCCGCCCATGTGGCCAGCTACAGGAGTGGGGGCAAGTACGGCTTTGTGGACCGAGTCATTGACGGAATGTACGTCCACATCAACTCTGTCCTCGTCAAGTTCATCTCCAGGAAGTTCCATGCCTCTTTACAG TTGTCCAGAGTTAAAGCTCACAGTGTTACTCCCAGCTGGAAGCAGTCAGATGACCTTGGCCCCACAAAGATTCGGGACACAGGGCGGGGGGAGATGCTGCTGTTTAAAGAGTTTGATTGGCAGACGACGAGGATCGAGGCGACAGCGGTGGAAGGGTCAAGCTCAGAGGCGTTTCTCACCACTCCCCTCAGATTCATCGCCAACCAATCCAAAATCAGAGTCACCATCAAAAAGAGGCTCAGTG ACTGTGGGGTGATTGCCACCAGGGTCATGCTCCTCCTTGACGACCTGTTATGGGTGTTGACGGACACTCAACTGAAGGCAGCCATCTTGTACATAAACTCGCTCAAGGATATGATGGAGAAATCGAGGCAACAGAGCAAAAACATTGCAGCTGAGAAGTTAGAT ATGCAAGGATTGAGTTCGCTTTACAACGACAATATGCAAAGCCAGCGTCCCCGGAGTCAGTCCAATGTCTCCAATGTTTCCCGcctttttgataaatttgatgtTCAGACAACTTCCTACCATGTGGTCTCCAGTCGAATCGACCTTCATCTTTGTGATGATAACAAAACAGATACAA AGTGCATTCCTGGCCACAACAGTCAGATTGAGGGTGGGGCGATGCAGGTGACCATCCACAAGCTGTCCGTGGACGTGTACCCATTCTTCCCAGCAG GTGGAGAAAGGAAGAACTGGTTTAGATACTCAGACAACCAAGGATCCAGAAATCCTTGGGTTCAGCAACTCTTTACAGCCTTTAAAGAAGAAGTTTCAAAAGCCAAGGAATGCATTCCCTCCCCCTCTCCATCCCCAGCTCACACTGGGGTCCAGAAAACCACACAGAATGCTCCTGTCAATCAAAGTAAAGCTCCTCCCCCCAGACCACCTGCCCCCAGAGCTAATCAAGGTCAGGGGTCACCGAATGTGAAGCAGAGGCGCAAAACCAAGCTGTTGGAGAGCTGCTATGTGATAAAGGTTGAGGAGTTCACCGTATACCAAGTGTCCACGGCGGATAACAAGAGGAACAATCCTCAGAAGTTCCTCAGCTCTGACAAGAAGCACCTGCATCTACCCCCAGATATGTCAGTCATTCACGCGGAGTTCACTGATTATTTCTTTCCAGAGGGTATTGACTATCCAG TACCTCATGCCAATTTGTATGTCCTCCTCAACCCCATACGTCTGAATCTGGACTGGTTGACCCTGCTCTGGGCAAATTTCTTCATGCTTAATCTGTCTAAAAGCATT GAAAGTATTGAATTGGAGGATGCTCCATTAGAGCATGTAGATATGAAATTGGAGGCCATCATGCCAAGG ATCGTTATACCAGTGGAGGACCAGAAATGTGTTTTACCAGATTTCCCAAAGAGTGTGCAGCTTCAGATTTCCAGGATGTGTGCCACAAACACCCGTGTCAGTGGTGCGTCCTCTTGGGAAAGTCTGTCAGAAGTCATCACAAACTACACAGCATCTCCATTATTCTCATCCAAATCATTTCCCAATGACAATAACAGCTTGAGGGCTGTACCAGACAAGTTTAACAATCATGCCAAAAAACTAGAGAACAATTTCATAGAGAAGAAAGCTTATGACTTGGTGAATGGCTGTGCAAATAAATATTCATCAGAAGAAATTGGCAAATTATGGAAGACTAATGTCCTGAAACGTGATGCAAGCTTTGATGTTTGGTGCTGCCATGCTGAACAGGTGTGGCTAGAGTTCCTAGGGGCCTCCAATGGAAAGGGCCGACCTTTCCCATTTGTTGAGTCCATCCCTGTGTGTCTCTGGATCTCCAAGGCTCAGCCGAAGAATGGAGGGGATAACTCAGAGTCTTCTAAACCATCCATTGTGCCATACAACAATGGTAATAGTCTTTTAAGTGATGAAAAATCCAGCAGCAGTGAACACTCTAGTCCTGAGCGAGAGAGACGGAGAACTCGGCGCATGCTGAAGGATTACTATTCTAGTGAAAGTGAAACCAAATCGGAGGAATCGGAAGACAGCATATTCCAAGGATCTCAATCTAACTGTGATAGCAATGATAGCAAGAATAGTGCTAGTGATGATAATGTGCAATACACAGCCACCAGGGTGGCAGACTTCAACCTCTTGGCTAAAATTGGTCCTGGGCCCCTCAGGGCACAGATGACCCACTCACAGTATATATTTGTTATGCGTCTGCTGGagtcttttacattttttcagacACAAATGAAAGCAGACGTAGACTATTTTATAACCACAGTGTCCCCTGCTGTGACATTTTCTGTACCTTTAGTGTTGTCAGAGCTGGAGTTTGCAATGCTTTGTCCGGCAGCAGCAGAGGATGCTGGGATACCCGTGACCTTCATTAGTCCTCCAACCTCTACCAGTGGTCAGGACGACCTTGTAGATGAGGTCATAGAGAAGGAGGAGGAATCAACCATCAGTGACACCCAAACACCCAGTGAAATTCAGGATA CTTCAGGCTCACCAAACAAAACATTTCCCCATGTTGACCTTTCTGATCTTTCTCATCCTGCCCTCGGGAAATCCTACAGCGACTCAAACGTGCAGACTCTTATACCAACCTCTGACCACCAGACTCGAACTCAAGGTATCTTAGAGAGCAGTCTCCAGTCTCGTAACTCGCAGTCATCTCAAACACTCGGCTCAATAGGCCAGGAATCTGGGTACAGCTCAGATGCCCAGCAAGGGAAAAAGCTTGTGTCAAAAACAACAGACTCAATGAAAAAGTTCACTTTCAAAATGTCAGGATTGAAAGACAAGATAAAAGCAAAGATGGAGAATTTATCGGATGACACCTTGAGTATTTCTGACAGCTTGGACAGCATGTCAATACGGACGGACAGCTCGGATGATGACATGGACTTTGAGGAATTGTCACTTGATGATTTAGAAATACCAGCTTTCAAGAAAACTCGTCCAGAGAGCGAGTCTATGTCCACAGATACTGCTGACGACTTGTCATCTTTCTGTGCTGAGCAGAACGCAGCTGAAGCCAGGGGCAAAGAGAgg GTCTCTGTGGTGCTGTTCAAGTTGTCGGCTCTAGAGCTGCTGTTACAGGGGGACGGGGAGGACATGGCTGCTAGGATACAGGCCCGGCAACTCCTGACCCTACAGCCCGACAACCTGACCCTCGAAGCCTTCCAGCAAAAATTCCTCTCTCCTTCAG GTTTCTTTGGTCAGGAAAAAGGCTACACAACAGAGACTCCCCCCACTGTAAtgctaaagttcacctcaggcCCCAGCTCTAGGCGGAACTCTTGCCCTGGGGCGGAGGAAGGCTTCCTGTCCGTGAAAGCTCACGACTTTGGCCTACATTTCAAGACTTCCAGCCTGACTACACTTACCAACTTTATTGAAGATGACAATGCCGGGGAGTCGACACCAATGCATGTGGACGTCTCCAACTTCATGCTTATTCTACAA GATGACATGGCGCCCCCCGGATTCCCCACCCCCCCAGAACCCACCCACATACAGATACACTGTCTGACCATTTCCCGAGGGAAGGACGGAGTTATGCACCTGAATC aaAACATTGTGAAACAGAAAGAATGCTCAATAGACAACGAGACTAGTATTGCTACCACAGACTTGAATGTAGAAGTGCAAGAATTGAAAAATGATGTTCAAGTGTTGAAGCAAGGGAATTACGAGGAGCACCTTGGGCTGAAGTCTGTGAAATTACGATTACAAGAATTGGAGGCTGAAAACAGAGTGCTAAGAGAACAAAGCAGGAAATGTTCATCAGATGCAGATTCAGttacaaaattgaatcaaaCACTGGAAACTTATACCACTGAAAATGCTCGTCTCATTCAGAGGATAGCTAATCTGGAGGACGAACTACTGGCAGCGACCAGGGAGAAGGATTCGTTTTTGGGGACTCTGGCATTGCTTCAGGAGGAATTAAGCCTCTCAGAGAGACGGCGGCATGATTCAGACAAATAA
- the LOC105324474 gene encoding protein trapped in endoderm-1, whose product MTGDLSANHVHGAGQDFPWNRTMHQVLSSTIAIIGTILNLVAIFVLYKEGLHRQSPFKFVLNLFVSNFLMCSVCLPIISYCAFFLDADNIGPCPYYGYIIYSIVGTAVLNIVLISFNRYFLIVRFSLYHRIYTARNIRIILVVVWTFYPTLLVFPLTNIWGTFTYDNLRFMCNPLHSNSSFRVFVLVTTVIITVPTILFCYVEILRKVNSSFRRVASVHSGVVQRMRNDRQLVRTILVTIILFTCMNLPFIMLSILDPHMNKVDLWIHGFAIYLGWSNSIVNPLIYSTLNYQIKSSLLGVFSALFKKNPNADFPKVIAEIEIKVIAVPRRASSHETTI is encoded by the coding sequence ATGACTGGCGATTTAAGCGCTAACCATGTACACGGTGCAGGACAAGATTTCCCTTGGAATCGAACCATGCACCAGGTGCTTTCTTCTACCATTGCAATCATTGGGACAATCTTAAACTTGGTGGCCATTTTCGTTCTCTACAAGGAAGGTCTCCACAGACAAAGCCCGTTTAAGTTTGTGCTGAACCTCTTTGTGAGTAACTTTCTGATGTGTTCCGTGTGTCTGCCCATCATTTCGTACTGTGCGTTTTTCCTGGATGCGGACAATATCGGACCGTGTCCATACTATGGGTATATCATCTACAGCATTGTGGGAACGGCAGTGTTAAACATCGTGCTTATCTCCTTCAACCGTTACTTCCTTATCGTCAGGTTCAGCCTATACCACAGGATCTACACCGCTAGGAATATCAGGATCATTCTCGTGGTCGTCTGGACGTTTTATCCCACCCTGTTAGTGTTTCCTCTGACAAACATTTGGGGAACGTTTACCTATGACAATCTGAGGTTCATGTGTAACCCTTTACACTCCAACAGTAGTTTCCGGGTGTTTGTTCTGGTTACCACAGTGATAATCACTGTTCCGACCATATTGTTTTGTTACGTTGAGATTTTGAGAAAAGTGAATTCAAGTTTCCGTCGAGTAGCCAGCGTGCATAGCGGTGTGGTACAAAGGATGCGAAACGACAGGCAGCTGGTTCGAACTATTCTGGTGACCATCATTCTTTTCACGTGCATGAATCTCCCATTTATAATGTTATCCATTCTTGATCCACATATGAACAAAGTTGACCTCTGGATTCATGGTTTTGCCATTTATCTTGGATGGTCAAATTCCATAGTGAACCCtcttatttattcaacattaaaCTACCAGATCAAATCTTCACTTCTGGGTGTCTTTTCGGCCTTATTTAAAAAGAACCCCAATGCGGATTTTCCCAAAGTGATAGCAGAGATAGAAATCAAGGTGATTGCCGTTCCTCGTCGCGCCAGTTCACACGAAACCACTATTTGA
- the LOC105329325 gene encoding bridge-like lipid transfer protein family member 3B isoform X1 — MASIIKNQILKHLSKFTKNLSPDKINLSTLKGEGELSNLELDEAVLMELLDLPTWMKLSKAVCNRLFIKVQWTKLKSQPLCLFLDEVELEIETCDTPRPPNSPAHVASYRSGGKYGFVDRVIDGMYVHINSVLVKFISRKFHASLQLSRVKAHSVTPSWKQSDDLGPTKIRDTGRGEMLLFKEFDWQTTRIEATAVEGSSSEAFLTTPLRFIANQSKIRVTIKKRLSDCGVIATRVMLLLDDLLWVLTDTQLKAAILYINSLKDMMEKSRQQSKNIAAEKLDMQGLSSLYNDNMQSQRPRSQSNVSNVSRLFDKFDVQTTSYHVVSSRIDLHLCDDNKTDTKCIPGHNSQIEGGAMQVTIHKLSVDVYPFFPADKELINSQGGERKNWFRYSDNQGSRNPWVQQLFTAFKEEVSKAKECIPSPSPSPAHTGVQKTTQNAPVNQSKAPPPRPPAPRANQGQGSPNVKQRRKTKLLESCYVIKVEEFTVYQVSTADNKRNNPQKFLSSDKKHLHLPPDMSVIHAEFTDYFFPEGIDYPVPHANLYVLLNPIRLNLDWLTLLWANFFMLNLSKSIESIELEDAPLEHVDMKLEAIMPRIVIPVEDQKCVLPDFPKSVQLQISRMCATNTRVSGASSWESLSEVITNYTASPLFSSKSFPNDNNSLRAVPDKFNNHAKKLENNFIEKKAYDLVNGCANKYSSEEIGKLWKTNVLKRDASFDVWCCHAEQVWLEFLGASNGKGRPFPFVESIPVCLWISKAQPKNGGDNSESSKPSIVPYNNGNSLLSDEKSSSSEHSSPERERRRTRRMLKDYYSSESETKSEESEDSIFQGSQSNCDSNDSKNSASDDNVQYTATRVADFNLLAKIGPGPLRAQMTHSQYIFVMRLLESFTFFQTQMKADVDYFITTVSPAVTFSVPLVLSELEFAMLCPAAAEDAGIPVTFISPPTSTSGQDDLVDEVIEKEEESTISDTQTPSEIQDTSGSPNKTFPHVDLSDLSHPALGKSYSDSNVQTLIPTSDHQTRTQGILESSLQSRNSQSSQTLGSIGQESGYSSDAQQGKKLVSKTTDSMKKFTFKMSGLKDKIKAKMENLSDDTLSISDSLDSMSIRTDSSDDDMDFEELSLDDLEIPAFKKTRPESESMSTDTADDLSSFCAEQNAAEARGKERVSVVLFKLSALELLLQGDGEDMAARIQARQLLTLQPDNLTLEAFQQKFLSPSGFFGQEKGYTTETPPTVMLKFTSGPSSRRNSCPGAEEGFLSVKAHDFGLHFKTSSLTTLTNFIEDDNAGESTPMHVDVSNFMLILQDDMAPPGFPTPPEPTHIQIHCLTISRGKDGVMHLNQNIVKQKECSIDNETSIATTDLNVEVQELKNDVQVLKQGNYEEHLGLKSVKLRLQELEAENRVLREQSRKCSSDADSVTKLNQTLETYTTENARLIQRIANLEDELLAATREKDSFLGTLALLQEELSLSERRRHDSDK, encoded by the exons GTTCAATGGACTAAGCTGAAATCCCAGCCACTGTGCCTG TTTTTGGACGAGGTGGAGCTGGAGATTGAAACATGTGACACACCACGCCCACCTAACAGCCCCGCCCATGTGGCCAGCTACAGGAGTGGGGGCAAGTACGGCTTTGTGGACCGAGTCATTGACGGAATGTACGTCCACATCAACTCTGTCCTCGTCAAGTTCATCTCCAGGAAGTTCCATGCCTCTTTACAG TTGTCCAGAGTTAAAGCTCACAGTGTTACTCCCAGCTGGAAGCAGTCAGATGACCTTGGCCCCACAAAGATTCGGGACACAGGGCGGGGGGAGATGCTGCTGTTTAAAGAGTTTGATTGGCAGACGACGAGGATCGAGGCGACAGCGGTGGAAGGGTCAAGCTCAGAGGCGTTTCTCACCACTCCCCTCAGATTCATCGCCAACCAATCCAAAATCAGAGTCACCATCAAAAAGAGGCTCAGTG ACTGTGGGGTGATTGCCACCAGGGTCATGCTCCTCCTTGACGACCTGTTATGGGTGTTGACGGACACTCAACTGAAGGCAGCCATCTTGTACATAAACTCGCTCAAGGATATGATGGAGAAATCGAGGCAACAGAGCAAAAACATTGCAGCTGAGAAGTTAGAT ATGCAAGGATTGAGTTCGCTTTACAACGACAATATGCAAAGCCAGCGTCCCCGGAGTCAGTCCAATGTCTCCAATGTTTCCCGcctttttgataaatttgatgtTCAGACAACTTCCTACCATGTGGTCTCCAGTCGAATCGACCTTCATCTTTGTGATGATAACAAAACAGATACAA AGTGCATTCCTGGCCACAACAGTCAGATTGAGGGTGGGGCGATGCAGGTGACCATCCACAAGCTGTCCGTGGACGTGTACCCATTCTTCCCAGCAG ACAAGGAGTTGATCAATTCCCAGG GTGGAGAAAGGAAGAACTGGTTTAGATACTCAGACAACCAAGGATCCAGAAATCCTTGGGTTCAGCAACTCTTTACAGCCTTTAAAGAAGAAGTTTCAAAAGCCAAGGAATGCATTCCCTCCCCCTCTCCATCCCCAGCTCACACTGGGGTCCAGAAAACCACACAGAATGCTCCTGTCAATCAAAGTAAAGCTCCTCCCCCCAGACCACCTGCCCCCAGAGCTAATCAAGGTCAGGGGTCACCGAATGTGAAGCAGAGGCGCAAAACCAAGCTGTTGGAGAGCTGCTATGTGATAAAGGTTGAGGAGTTCACCGTATACCAAGTGTCCACGGCGGATAACAAGAGGAACAATCCTCAGAAGTTCCTCAGCTCTGACAAGAAGCACCTGCATCTACCCCCAGATATGTCAGTCATTCACGCGGAGTTCACTGATTATTTCTTTCCAGAGGGTATTGACTATCCAG TACCTCATGCCAATTTGTATGTCCTCCTCAACCCCATACGTCTGAATCTGGACTGGTTGACCCTGCTCTGGGCAAATTTCTTCATGCTTAATCTGTCTAAAAGCATT GAAAGTATTGAATTGGAGGATGCTCCATTAGAGCATGTAGATATGAAATTGGAGGCCATCATGCCAAGG ATCGTTATACCAGTGGAGGACCAGAAATGTGTTTTACCAGATTTCCCAAAGAGTGTGCAGCTTCAGATTTCCAGGATGTGTGCCACAAACACCCGTGTCAGTGGTGCGTCCTCTTGGGAAAGTCTGTCAGAAGTCATCACAAACTACACAGCATCTCCATTATTCTCATCCAAATCATTTCCCAATGACAATAACAGCTTGAGGGCTGTACCAGACAAGTTTAACAATCATGCCAAAAAACTAGAGAACAATTTCATAGAGAAGAAAGCTTATGACTTGGTGAATGGCTGTGCAAATAAATATTCATCAGAAGAAATTGGCAAATTATGGAAGACTAATGTCCTGAAACGTGATGCAAGCTTTGATGTTTGGTGCTGCCATGCTGAACAGGTGTGGCTAGAGTTCCTAGGGGCCTCCAATGGAAAGGGCCGACCTTTCCCATTTGTTGAGTCCATCCCTGTGTGTCTCTGGATCTCCAAGGCTCAGCCGAAGAATGGAGGGGATAACTCAGAGTCTTCTAAACCATCCATTGTGCCATACAACAATGGTAATAGTCTTTTAAGTGATGAAAAATCCAGCAGCAGTGAACACTCTAGTCCTGAGCGAGAGAGACGGAGAACTCGGCGCATGCTGAAGGATTACTATTCTAGTGAAAGTGAAACCAAATCGGAGGAATCGGAAGACAGCATATTCCAAGGATCTCAATCTAACTGTGATAGCAATGATAGCAAGAATAGTGCTAGTGATGATAATGTGCAATACACAGCCACCAGGGTGGCAGACTTCAACCTCTTGGCTAAAATTGGTCCTGGGCCCCTCAGGGCACAGATGACCCACTCACAGTATATATTTGTTATGCGTCTGCTGGagtcttttacattttttcagacACAAATGAAAGCAGACGTAGACTATTTTATAACCACAGTGTCCCCTGCTGTGACATTTTCTGTACCTTTAGTGTTGTCAGAGCTGGAGTTTGCAATGCTTTGTCCGGCAGCAGCAGAGGATGCTGGGATACCCGTGACCTTCATTAGTCCTCCAACCTCTACCAGTGGTCAGGACGACCTTGTAGATGAGGTCATAGAGAAGGAGGAGGAATCAACCATCAGTGACACCCAAACACCCAGTGAAATTCAGGATA CTTCAGGCTCACCAAACAAAACATTTCCCCATGTTGACCTTTCTGATCTTTCTCATCCTGCCCTCGGGAAATCCTACAGCGACTCAAACGTGCAGACTCTTATACCAACCTCTGACCACCAGACTCGAACTCAAGGTATCTTAGAGAGCAGTCTCCAGTCTCGTAACTCGCAGTCATCTCAAACACTCGGCTCAATAGGCCAGGAATCTGGGTACAGCTCAGATGCCCAGCAAGGGAAAAAGCTTGTGTCAAAAACAACAGACTCAATGAAAAAGTTCACTTTCAAAATGTCAGGATTGAAAGACAAGATAAAAGCAAAGATGGAGAATTTATCGGATGACACCTTGAGTATTTCTGACAGCTTGGACAGCATGTCAATACGGACGGACAGCTCGGATGATGACATGGACTTTGAGGAATTGTCACTTGATGATTTAGAAATACCAGCTTTCAAGAAAACTCGTCCAGAGAGCGAGTCTATGTCCACAGATACTGCTGACGACTTGTCATCTTTCTGTGCTGAGCAGAACGCAGCTGAAGCCAGGGGCAAAGAGAgg GTCTCTGTGGTGCTGTTCAAGTTGTCGGCTCTAGAGCTGCTGTTACAGGGGGACGGGGAGGACATGGCTGCTAGGATACAGGCCCGGCAACTCCTGACCCTACAGCCCGACAACCTGACCCTCGAAGCCTTCCAGCAAAAATTCCTCTCTCCTTCAG GTTTCTTTGGTCAGGAAAAAGGCTACACAACAGAGACTCCCCCCACTGTAAtgctaaagttcacctcaggcCCCAGCTCTAGGCGGAACTCTTGCCCTGGGGCGGAGGAAGGCTTCCTGTCCGTGAAAGCTCACGACTTTGGCCTACATTTCAAGACTTCCAGCCTGACTACACTTACCAACTTTATTGAAGATGACAATGCCGGGGAGTCGACACCAATGCATGTGGACGTCTCCAACTTCATGCTTATTCTACAA GATGACATGGCGCCCCCCGGATTCCCCACCCCCCCAGAACCCACCCACATACAGATACACTGTCTGACCATTTCCCGAGGGAAGGACGGAGTTATGCACCTGAATC aaAACATTGTGAAACAGAAAGAATGCTCAATAGACAACGAGACTAGTATTGCTACCACAGACTTGAATGTAGAAGTGCAAGAATTGAAAAATGATGTTCAAGTGTTGAAGCAAGGGAATTACGAGGAGCACCTTGGGCTGAAGTCTGTGAAATTACGATTACAAGAATTGGAGGCTGAAAACAGAGTGCTAAGAGAACAAAGCAGGAAATGTTCATCAGATGCAGATTCAGttacaaaattgaatcaaaCACTGGAAACTTATACCACTGAAAATGCTCGTCTCATTCAGAGGATAGCTAATCTGGAGGACGAACTACTGGCAGCGACCAGGGAGAAGGATTCGTTTTTGGGGACTCTGGCATTGCTTCAGGAGGAATTAAGCCTCTCAGAGAGACGGCGGCATGATTCAGACAAATAA
- the LOC105324473 gene encoding N66 matrix protein — MRPALPVLLLLGWIASSGATWPRARTRDECPQLSCPSVFIPPECRQTDYTVVNGRRCPACDIDICQRDGRSGGRTGRRDNNRDNGRDRLDRNRGGSGGNWDNNRGNNRERLDNNRGGSWDNNRGNNRDRLDNNRGGSRNNWDDNRGGNFNNNRGGSGGNWENNRGGRGGNWNNNRGGSGGNWDDSNSLIWNNNRGRNVDRNSQWDSNRSGRNTDTSRSGSITFDRTRGGVSWDTDRNRNRWDNSRGASTDRSRSRFNDRQGGGNWDNNRGNSGGSGDRWNDNRGSGGGRFDSNSNDFRQGGSRSAGPTDPPPSSWNDRARF, encoded by the exons ATGAGGCCAGCACTACCAGTACTACTGCTCTTAGGCTGGATAGCTTCTAGCGGAG CGACCTGGCCGAGAGCGCGGACTAGGGACGAATGTCCACAACTCAGCTGTCCATCTGTTTTCATTCCACCAGAGTGCCGCCAAACCGATTACACCGTCGTCAACGGAAGGAGATGCCCGGCCTGTGACATAGATATCTGCCAACGAGACGGCAGGAGCGGCGGAAGGACCGGAAGAAGGGATAACAACAGAGATAACGGTCGCGACCGATTGGATAGAAACCGCGGTGGTAGCGGCGGTAACTGGGATAACAACCGTGGTAACAATCGCGAAAGATTGGATAACAACCGCGGTGGTAGCTGGGATAATAACCGTGGCAACAACCGCGATAGATTGGATAACAACCGCGGTGGTAGCAGAAATAACTGGGATGACAACCGCGGTGGCAACTTTAATAACAACCGCGGTGGTAGCGGTGGGAATTGGGAAAACAACCGCGGTGGTAGAGGTGGCAACTGGAATAATAACCGAGGAGGTAGCGGAGGTAACTGGGATGATAGCAACAGTCTAATTTGGAACAACAACCGCGGAAGGAATGTAGATCGTAACAGTCAGTGGGATTCAAACCGCAGCGGAAGAAATACTGATACATCAAGAAGCGGTAGTATAACCTTCGACAGAACCAGGGGAGGGGTTTCCTGGGATACCGACCGTAACAGGAACCGTTGGGACAACAGTAGAGGCGCATCCACGGACAGAAGTAGGTCACGCTTTAACGACAGACAGGGAGGGGGCAACTGGGACAACAACAGAGGAAACTCGGGAGGTTCCGGTGACCGCTGGAATGATAACCGAGGATCCGGCGGAGGCCGCTTCGACTCCAACAGTAACGACTTCCGGCAGGGCGGCAGCCGGTCTGCTGGGCCAACGGACCCACCCCCATCCAGCTGGAATGACCGTGCCAGATTTTGA